One genomic segment of Actinoplanes ianthinogenes includes these proteins:
- a CDS encoding ArsR/SmtB family transcription factor has translation MSKSGEALRLTDVTTDTPCCPPLATSRIPAPTAAALAPAFKALGDPIRLQLMSMIASAPGGEACVCDLTPAFEVSGPTISHHLKTLREAGLVDAERRGSWVYYRARPGLMRQLATLLTTDAD, from the coding sequence ATGTCAAAATCAGGCGAGGCGCTCAGGCTCACCGACGTCACCACGGACACGCCGTGCTGCCCGCCGCTGGCGACCAGCCGGATCCCCGCGCCGACCGCGGCCGCGCTGGCGCCGGCGTTCAAGGCGCTCGGCGACCCGATCCGGCTGCAACTGATGTCGATGATCGCGTCCGCGCCCGGCGGCGAGGCCTGCGTGTGTGACCTGACGCCCGCCTTCGAGGTGTCCGGCCCGACCATCTCCCACCACCTCAAAACCCTGCGCGAGGCGGGCCTGGTCGACGCCGAACGCCGGGGCTCCTGGGTGTACTACCGGGCGCGACCCGGCCTCATGCGGCAGCTGGCCACGCTGCTCACCACCGACGCCGACTGA
- a CDS encoding arsenate reductase ArsC, producing the protein MNDTKPTVLFVCVHNAGRSQMAAGWLRHLAGDAVEVRSAGSAPAETINPAAAEAMKEVGIDITDQTPTRLTWDAAQESDVIITMGCGDACPVFPGKRYEDWKLEDPAGKGVDAVRPIRDEIKTRIEALLTDLLPAS; encoded by the coding sequence ATGAACGACACCAAGCCCACCGTCCTGTTCGTCTGCGTCCACAACGCCGGCCGCTCCCAGATGGCCGCCGGCTGGCTGCGCCACCTCGCCGGCGACGCCGTCGAGGTCCGCTCCGCCGGCTCCGCCCCCGCCGAGACGATCAACCCGGCGGCGGCCGAGGCGATGAAAGAGGTCGGCATCGACATCACCGACCAGACCCCGACCCGACTCACCTGGGACGCCGCCCAGGAATCCGACGTCATCATCACCATGGGCTGCGGCGACGCCTGCCCCGTCTTCCCCGGCAAGCGCTACGAGGACTGGAAACTCGAAGACCCGGCCGGCAAGGGCGTCGACGCCGTCCGCCCGATCCGCGACGAGATCAAGACCCGCATCGAGGCCCTGCTCACCGACCTACTTCCGGCTAGCTGA
- a CDS encoding aquaporin, which translates to MHQITLWRRLLAEFLGTALLVTAVVGSGIMASRLSPDNAGLQLLENSVATAFALGALILTFGPISGAHFNPVVSAADWFLGRRTAAGLTIKDLFGYAIAQTLGAIAGSILANLMFDLAPVTMSTKDRAAGNLWLGEIVATAGLLLLIFALGRSGRAAVAPAAVGAYIGAAYWFTSSTSFANPAVTVGRAFTDTFAGIAPSSVPGFVIAQIAGLIIGIILLLALYPAVGQTADDIVVEHSA; encoded by the coding sequence ATGCACCAGATCACCCTGTGGCGGCGGCTGCTCGCCGAGTTCCTCGGCACCGCGCTGCTGGTCACCGCCGTCGTCGGCTCCGGCATCATGGCCTCGAGGCTGTCGCCGGACAACGCCGGGCTGCAACTGCTGGAGAACTCGGTCGCGACCGCGTTCGCCCTCGGCGCGCTGATCCTCACCTTCGGCCCGATCTCCGGCGCCCACTTCAACCCGGTCGTCTCCGCCGCCGACTGGTTCCTCGGCCGCCGCACCGCCGCCGGCCTGACGATCAAAGACCTTTTCGGGTACGCCATAGCGCAAACCCTGGGAGCCATCGCCGGGTCGATCCTGGCGAACCTGATGTTCGACCTCGCCCCCGTCACGATGTCGACGAAGGACCGCGCCGCCGGCAACCTGTGGCTCGGCGAAATCGTCGCCACCGCCGGCCTGCTCCTGCTGATCTTCGCGCTCGGCCGCTCCGGCAGAGCCGCCGTCGCACCGGCCGCGGTCGGCGCCTACATCGGTGCCGCGTACTGGTTCACCAGCAGCACCAGCTTCGCCAACCCGGCCGTCACCGTCGGCCGCGCCTTCACCGACACCTTCGCCGGCATCGCTCCCAGCTCGGTTCCCGGCTTCGTCATCGCCCAGATTGCCGGCCTGATCATCGGCATCATCCTGCTGCTCGCCCTCTACCCCGCGGTCGGGCAAACCGCGGACGACATCGTGGTCGAACACTCCGCCTGA